The Deinococcus sp. Leaf326 sequence GGGCGCCGTGAACGGATTGCCCGAACAGGCCGGGTCCGGCGGGCGGCTGCCCATCGTCGTGGTCGGCGGGTTCCTGGGGGCAGGCAAGACGACGCTGGTCAACCACCTCATCCGCTCGTTGCCATACCGCCTGGGTGTCATCGTCAATGAGTTCGGCGTGGTCGGGGTGGACGGTGCCCTCATCGAACGCCTGCAGGACGACGTGACCGAGCTCACCGCCGGCTGCCTGTGCTGTACGGGCCGGGACGACCTCGTGCGGGCCCTCGTCGAGATCGGCCTGCGGCCGCAGAAGCCCGACGCCGTCATTATCGAACTCAGTGGGGTGGCCGACCCGACGCCGGTTCTGGCGACCCTGCTCGACCGGGCCGTGCGCGCCGCATTCAGGGTGGTGACGCTGGTGGCCGTCGTGGACGCCCGTCACGTCCTCACTACCCTGCGCGACCACCCCGAGGCGGCCCGGCAGCTCGCCTACGCCGGGGTCGTCGTCCTGAACAAGACCGACGTCGCCGACCCCGCGCAGCTCGCCCACGCCGAGGACGTCCTGCGCGGCGTCAATCCGCTGGCCCGCCTCGTGCGTGTCGAGCGGGGCCAGATTGACGCGGCGGCGCTGCTCGGGCGCGACGACTTCGGTGGCCGCGCCGCGCCAGTTCCGGCCGACGAACCGGCGGTCCACACTCCAGACCTGCGGTCCTTCGTGCTGCGCGCCGGACGACCACTGGACCCCTACGCCTGGCAGCGCTTCATGACCACGTATCTGCTCCGCCGCCCCGCCGAGGTATTGCGGGCCAAAGGCTTTCTCGATCTGTACGGCTATCCGCAGCGCGTCGTCTTTCAGGCAGTGCGCGACCTGTTCACCGCCGACGCCTGGGAAGCGGGCGACGGGCACAGCGAACTTGTGGTCATCGGGCGGGGCCTCGACCGCCAGGAGTACGAGGAGGCCTTTGCGGCGTGCATGGTTCCGGATAGCCTGCCCGGAGCCTGAAGGTCCAATCTTAAAGAAAACCCGGCCTGCAGCCCACCGCCCTTCGCCTGGCCCGGAGCACAGTGGGGCATGGACAGCCAGCTCAGCGATCAGATCGAAGTCGCCGTCAGCGATCACGACGCCCTCGAAGCGGCGGCCGATACGCTGCAGAGGCTCCTCAAGGGGGCCGAGGGCATCCTTCCCAGTAGTGTGCTCGATGCCCTCCACGGTGAGTTTCTCGGTCACCCGCTGCACCCCATTCTCGTCCACCTGCCTCTGGGCGGCTGGATGCTCGCGGGCCTCCTCGATTTCATGCCCGGTGGGGACGAGCGGACTGCGCACGCGGCCGACGTGGTGCTTACCCTCAGCACCCTGGGAGCGGTGCCCACCATCGCCACCGGCTGGGTGGACTGGTCCAACACGCGTGGTCAGGCTCGCCGCACCGGCCTGATCCACGGCGCGGTCAACGAGGTGGCCTTCCTGCTCAACGTTGGTTCCGTCGCCGCGCGTCGCCGGGGCAACCGGAGGCTGGGCAAGGCACTGTCGGGGGGAGCGCTGGGGCTGGCCGTGGCCGGCGGATTCCTGGGCGGGCAGCTTGTGTATGGCCATGGCCTAGGGGTGGGCCAGACGCTCGCCAAGCCCCAGGGGTAGCCGGAGAGAAGACCGGGGGCACAGGCTTATGCTGCGTCCATGACCCTGCATCCGGACCTGAACTTGCCCGCTCCCGAGAGCCTCGACCAGTCCACCCCCGAGGAGATCGCGGCGGGCCTCAACGGTCCGCAGGGCACCGGCCTCAGTGGCACCCTGGGCGAGCGACTGGGTATTCGCTACGTCTCGGCCTCCCGTGACCGCGTGGTCGCCCGGATGCCGGTCGAGGGCAACCGCCAGCCTGCCGGGCGCCTGCACGGCGGCGCCAGCCTTTCGCTCGCCGAGGAACTGGCGAGCGTCGGTTCCTGGCTCAACCTCGATCCCCGCAAGCAGGTGGCGGTGGGGGTGGACCTCAACGGCACCCATGTCCGGGGAGTGACCGGCGGCGAGGTCACCGGGGAGGCCACCCTGGTCTACCGGGGCCGCAGCGTCATGGTCTGGAGCATCGAGATCCGTGACGAGAAGGGCCGGACCACCAGCCTCATGCGCTGCACCTGCAACGTCGTCAACGTTGGCTGAGCAGCGGCGGGGGCCGGGTATCTATAGGGTGTCGTGTGCGGTCTGTCCGGCGACCCAGTGCTCTCCGTCCTCGTCTCCTTCCCGCTTCCAGACCGGGACCTCGACTTTCAGCCGCTCGATCAGAAGGTCGCAGGCTTCGAGCGCCGCGCGGCGGTGGGGGCTCGCCACCCCGATCAGGATGCTGGCCTCGCCGGGCGTCAGGCGACCGGTGCGATGCTCTATATACACGCGCAGTTCGCCGTGTCGTTCCCGCGCCGCTGCCGCCGCGTCCTCCATGACCCGGCGGGCCAGCGGCGCGTACCCTTCGTACTCGATGAACTCCACGACTTTGCCCTGATTGGGGCTGCGGACCGTTCCAACAAAGTAGGCCTGCGCGCCGTACCGTTCCCGGATCAGAAAGTGGGCTGCGGTCTCCAGGTTCAGCGGCGCGGCAGTGACTTCGGCGTGGGTGTCCGCTCCGTCTTCGCTGCCTCCGGCAACGGGTGGCAGAAAGGCCACTTCGTCGTTCTCTCCC is a genomic window containing:
- a CDS encoding DUF2231 domain-containing protein codes for the protein MDSQLSDQIEVAVSDHDALEAAADTLQRLLKGAEGILPSSVLDALHGEFLGHPLHPILVHLPLGGWMLAGLLDFMPGGDERTAHAADVVLTLSTLGAVPTIATGWVDWSNTRGQARRTGLIHGAVNEVAFLLNVGSVAARRRGNRRLGKALSGGALGLAVAGGFLGGQLVYGHGLGVGQTLAKPQG
- a CDS encoding GTP-binding protein; the protein is MNGLPEQAGSGGRLPIVVVGGFLGAGKTTLVNHLIRSLPYRLGVIVNEFGVVGVDGALIERLQDDVTELTAGCLCCTGRDDLVRALVEIGLRPQKPDAVIIELSGVADPTPVLATLLDRAVRAAFRVVTLVAVVDARHVLTTLRDHPEAARQLAYAGVVVLNKTDVADPAQLAHAEDVLRGVNPLARLVRVERGQIDAAALLGRDDFGGRAAPVPADEPAVHTPDLRSFVLRAGRPLDPYAWQRFMTTYLLRRPAEVLRAKGFLDLYGYPQRVVFQAVRDLFTADAWEAGDGHSELVVIGRGLDRQEYEEAFAACMVPDSLPGA
- the moaD gene encoding molybdopterin converting factor subunit 1, which gives rise to MQVKAVFFARLKRELGQGELTLDAPAGVTVRQLAAQIEAAHGLSLRGCMVAVNETYATPEQVVGENDEVAFLPPVAGGSEDGADTHAEVTAAPLNLETAAHFLIRERYGAQAYFVGTVRSPNQGKVVEFIEYEGYAPLARRVMEDAAAAARERHGELRVYIEHRTGRLTPGEASILIGVASPHRRAALEACDLLIERLKVEVPVWKREGDEDGEHWVAGQTAHDTL
- a CDS encoding PaaI family thioesterase, whose product is MTLHPDLNLPAPESLDQSTPEEIAAGLNGPQGTGLSGTLGERLGIRYVSASRDRVVARMPVEGNRQPAGRLHGGASLSLAEELASVGSWLNLDPRKQVAVGVDLNGTHVRGVTGGEVTGEATLVYRGRSVMVWSIEIRDEKGRTTSLMRCTCNVVNVG